The following coding sequences lie in one Cyanobacterium sp. Dongsha4 genomic window:
- a CDS encoding phosphate-starvation-inducible PsiE family protein: protein MYKSISNSPVERDSWLNLNRIVYTLELIQDLIVISLCFGLFAFMVLQIKIMFVALLTPLKFDTITADILSLLILVELFRLLIIYLKEQRISIGVAVEVSIVSVLREVFVKGVLETGSTQVLATCAFLLVLGVLMVLRVWLPATFEGIDPEKKVSEKHQKKQLS, encoded by the coding sequence ATGTACAAATCAATATCCAATTCCCCCGTAGAAAGAGATAGTTGGTTAAATCTTAACCGCATTGTCTATACTTTAGAGCTAATTCAAGATCTAATCGTTATCAGTCTTTGTTTTGGATTATTTGCCTTTATGGTATTGCAAATAAAGATCATGTTTGTAGCTCTGCTAACTCCTTTAAAGTTTGATACCATTACCGCCGATATTCTTTCTTTACTAATTTTGGTAGAGCTATTTCGATTACTAATTATTTATCTCAAAGAACAACGAATTTCGATCGGTGTTGCCGTGGAAGTCTCTATTGTTTCTGTCTTAAGGGAAGTATTTGTTAAAGGTGTTTTAGAAACAGGCTCAACTCAAGTTCTAGCTACCTGTGCATTTCTACTGGTGTTGGGAGTATTAATGGTACTAAGAGTTTGGCTACCTGCCACTTTTGAAGGAATTGATCCCGAAAAAAAAGTATCAGAAAAACATCAAAAAAAGCAACTTAGTTAG
- a CDS encoding diflavin flavoprotein → MVILLQEESQKTSHRLTIQTANIGEDSTAIRCLDWDRERFDIEFSLKNGTTYNSFIIQGEKTALIDTSHRKFESLYLETIKDLMDLSTLDYLIISHTEPDHSGLVKEILELAPNVTVIGAKVAIKFLQDMVHQPFKSQMVKSGDKLDLGNGHELEFLSAPNLHWPDTIFTYDQKIHTLFTCDAFGMHYCDDYTYDEEPDLLREDFQYYYDCLMSPNARSVLAAIKRMNSFDINLIATGHGPLLKHFLSDWVNSYQQWSEAQTKTQTYGVVFYSSEYGYSEDITRAIALGMEKTGIGVELLEYEEIDTTETREIVSQAGGIVIGMPRQNDVRSHAILSTILASAHPKQAIGLFETGGWQDEPIYPLRNKFQEIGLTEAFPPILIKETFNPTIAQWAEEAGVDLGQWLSRNENVKKMKSLDNSLDKALGRLCGGLYIITAMKGDVSSAMLASWVIQATPLGVAIAVAKDRAIESLLKVGDKFVLNVLEEDNYQGLMKHFLKRFAPGQDRFEGIKTYQSSSGSPILAEALAYMECQVESRQDCHDHWIVYSKVENGRVAHPEAKTAVHHRKVGNHY, encoded by the coding sequence ATGGTTATACTATTACAGGAAGAAAGCCAGAAAACTTCCCATCGATTAACGATTCAAACGGCAAATATTGGAGAAGATAGCACTGCTATCCGTTGCTTGGATTGGGATAGAGAGCGTTTTGATATTGAATTTAGTTTAAAAAATGGCACAACCTACAATTCTTTTATTATTCAGGGAGAAAAAACAGCTCTGATTGATACTTCGCACCGTAAATTTGAGTCTTTATACCTTGAAACCATAAAAGATTTAATGGATTTATCCACTTTAGATTATCTCATCATTAGTCATACTGAACCTGATCATAGTGGATTGGTTAAAGAGATTTTGGAATTAGCACCGAATGTAACGGTTATTGGGGCGAAAGTTGCCATTAAATTTTTACAAGATATGGTACATCAACCCTTTAAATCACAAATGGTTAAAAGTGGGGATAAATTAGATTTAGGGAATGGTCATGAATTAGAATTTCTTTCTGCTCCTAATTTACACTGGCCTGATACTATCTTTACTTATGATCAGAAAATTCATACTTTGTTCACCTGTGATGCTTTTGGGATGCACTATTGCGATGATTACACCTACGATGAAGAACCTGATTTATTGCGAGAAGATTTCCAATATTATTATGACTGTTTAATGAGTCCCAATGCGCGATCAGTATTAGCGGCAATTAAACGGATGAATAGCTTTGATATTAACTTAATTGCCACTGGTCATGGTCCTTTATTAAAACATTTTCTCTCTGATTGGGTTAATTCTTATCAACAATGGAGTGAAGCCCAAACTAAAACCCAAACTTATGGGGTGGTGTTTTATAGTTCTGAGTATGGGTATAGTGAAGATATTACTAGAGCGATCGCCCTTGGCATGGAAAAAACAGGAATTGGGGTAGAATTGCTTGAATATGAGGAGATTGACACCACAGAAACCAGAGAAATTGTCAGTCAGGCAGGAGGTATAGTAATTGGAATGCCCCGTCAAAATGATGTTAGAAGTCATGCTATTTTGAGTACCATCTTAGCTTCTGCTCATCCAAAACAGGCTATTGGGCTTTTTGAAACAGGCGGTTGGCAAGATGAACCTATTTACCCTTTACGCAATAAATTTCAAGAAATTGGTTTAACTGAAGCATTTCCCCCGATTTTGATTAAAGAAACTTTCAATCCAACCATCGCCCAATGGGCAGAGGAGGCAGGAGTTGATTTAGGGCAATGGTTAAGCCGTAATGAGAACGTCAAAAAAATGAAATCTCTTGATAATAGTTTAGACAAAGCCCTAGGACGCCTTTGTGGAGGTTTGTATATTATCACTGCGATGAAAGGCGATGTTTCTAGTGCTATGCTTGCGTCTTGGGTTATTCAGGCTACACCCTTGGGAGTTGCGATCGCAGTTGCTAAAGATAGAGCGATCGAATCTTTATTAAAAGTGGGAGATAAATTTGTATTAAACGTATTAGAAGAAGACAACTATCAAGGCTTAATGAAGCACTTTCTCAAGCGTTTTGCCCCGGGGCAAGATCGATTTGAAGGAATCAAAACTTATCAAAGTAGTTCTGGTTCACCCATTTTAGCGGAAGCCTTAGCCTATATGGAATGTCAGGTAGAAAGTCGTCAGGATTGTCACGATCATTGGATTGTCTATAGCAAAGTAGAAAATGGTAGGGTTGCTCATCCTGAAGCCAAAACCGCCGTACATCATCGCAAAGTGGGAAATCATTATTAA